One window of the Natrinema sp. CBA1119 genome contains the following:
- a CDS encoding 2-amino-3,7-dideoxy-D-threo-hept-6-ulosonate synthase, with protein MTTGTDARLDRIGTDGSYVIVPMDHGITMGAVQGLKDIESTIDGVTSGGADAVLTQKGIAPRVHDNKNGRGYIVHLNGSTTIGPDEEDKRMTGTVEEAIRVGADAVSFHINVGSDHEPDQLSELSEVTETAERFGIPVLAMAYARGPGVDPEDPQALGHAVRLAEELGADIVKTGYSGDADSFQHVVESTRLPVVIAGGSKGSDHETIEMVRGVMDAGGAGVSMGRSIFQHEDPEAIARAVAGVVHDDLSTDEALAEAGLALEI; from the coding sequence ATGACCACCGGAACTGACGCACGACTCGACCGAATCGGCACAGACGGATCGTACGTGATCGTCCCGATGGATCACGGCATCACAATGGGTGCCGTCCAGGGATTGAAAGACATCGAATCGACCATCGACGGCGTGACCAGCGGCGGAGCGGACGCCGTCCTCACGCAGAAGGGGATCGCACCGCGCGTCCACGACAACAAGAATGGACGAGGGTACATCGTCCACCTCAACGGCTCGACGACGATCGGGCCGGACGAGGAAGACAAGCGCATGACGGGAACCGTCGAGGAAGCGATCCGAGTCGGTGCCGACGCCGTCTCCTTCCACATCAACGTTGGCTCGGACCACGAACCCGACCAGCTCAGCGAGCTCTCGGAGGTAACCGAGACGGCCGAGCGGTTCGGAATCCCGGTGCTCGCGATGGCCTACGCCCGTGGGCCCGGCGTTGATCCCGAGGACCCCCAAGCGCTGGGCCACGCGGTCCGCCTCGCCGAAGAACTGGGTGCGGATATCGTCAAAACGGGATACAGCGGCGACGCCGACAGCTTCCAGCACGTCGTCGAGTCGACCCGGCTGCCGGTGGTCATCGCCGGCGGCTCGAAGGGCTCCGATCACGAGACCATCGAGATGGTCCGCGGCGTGATGGACGCCGGCGGCGCCGGCGTCTCGATGGGACGCTCGATCTTCCAGCACGAGGACCCCGAAGCCATCGCGCGGGCCGTCGCCGGCGTCGTCCACGACGATCTCTCGACCGACGAGGCCCTCGCCGAAGCGGGACTGGCGCTCGAGATCTAG
- a CDS encoding replication factor A (Replication protein A protects and stabilize the intermediate ssDNA that is generated by the unwinding action of a DNA helicase at the replication fork. In addition, SSBs prevent the formation of secondary structures by single-stranded template DNA.), whose product MSDVRQHADDIHEQFSDHLDDVSVEDVEERLTTLVDEYKVPIDEARRSVTNHYLEEAGLEREDISSGDSEEANVEDVDEPEEWIDLTAKVIELWDPRSDSVAQVGLLGDPTGTIKFTKWAKSDLPALEEGGVYELRNVVTDEYQGRYSVKLNSTTVIEELDDDLEVGNDTSEIEGALVDMQSGSGLIKRCPEEDCTRVLQNGRCNEHGEGEGEFDLRIKAVVDDGIDAHEVIFDKDATEDLTGLSLEEAKDMAMDALDTTVVADEIRDDIVGTYYRIEGPTFGRYVLADDVEELDGPVDAEELLIKARSM is encoded by the coding sequence ATGAGCGACGTACGACAACACGCGGACGACATACACGAGCAGTTTTCGGACCACCTCGACGACGTGAGCGTCGAGGACGTCGAAGAGCGCCTGACCACGCTCGTCGACGAATACAAAGTACCGATCGACGAGGCGCGCCGGAGCGTCACCAACCACTACCTCGAGGAGGCCGGCCTCGAGCGCGAGGATATCTCGAGCGGCGACAGCGAGGAGGCCAACGTCGAGGACGTCGACGAACCCGAGGAGTGGATCGACCTGACCGCCAAGGTCATCGAACTCTGGGATCCCCGCAGCGACTCGGTCGCGCAGGTCGGCCTGCTCGGCGACCCGACGGGGACGATCAAGTTCACCAAGTGGGCCAAGTCCGACCTCCCAGCGCTCGAGGAGGGCGGCGTCTACGAACTTCGCAACGTCGTCACCGACGAGTACCAGGGCCGGTACTCGGTCAAACTCAACTCGACGACGGTGATCGAGGAACTCGACGACGACCTCGAGGTCGGCAACGACACCAGCGAGATCGAGGGCGCACTGGTCGACATGCAAAGCGGCAGCGGCCTCATCAAGCGCTGCCCGGAGGAGGACTGCACGCGCGTCCTCCAGAACGGCCGCTGTAACGAACACGGCGAGGGCGAAGGGGAGTTCGACCTCCGCATCAAGGCCGTCGTCGACGACGGCATCGACGCACACGAGGTCATCTTCGACAAGGACGCCACCGAGGACCTGACGGGGCTGAGCCTCGAGGAGGCCAAGGACATGGCGATGGACGCGCTCGATACGACCGTCGTCGCCGACGAGATCAGGGATGATATCGTCGGTACCTACTACCGCATCGAGGGGCCGACGTTCGGCCGCTACGTGCTGGCCGACGACGTCGAGGAACTCGACGGGCCGGTGGATGCAGAGGAACTGCTGATCAAAGCGAGGTCGATGTGA
- a CDS encoding ribbon-helix-helix protein, CopG family produces the protein MGNKNKTISFRVNEDAFEALQAIAEERDISLSAVFRDYVDQLVEHDGRIEVVPETELQARTAPADDEEDVSFPPTVEVPKRFIREHERLELEAEHLREQLDEYKGYVNDLQDRLEDEEEEVLLLDELDDEDEDEPYQLG, from the coding sequence ATGGGGAACAAGAACAAGACCATCTCGTTTCGGGTCAACGAGGACGCGTTCGAGGCGCTCCAGGCGATCGCCGAGGAGCGCGATATCTCGCTGTCCGCCGTCTTCCGGGACTACGTCGACCAGCTCGTCGAGCACGACGGCCGGATCGAGGTCGTCCCCGAAACCGAGCTACAGGCTCGGACCGCCCCAGCGGACGACGAGGAAGACGTCTCGTTCCCGCCGACCGTCGAAGTCCCGAAGCGCTTCATCCGCGAACACGAGCGACTGGAACTCGAGGCCGAGCACCTCCGGGAGCAACTCGACGAGTACAAGGGGTACGTCAACGACCTGCAAGATCGCCTCGAGGACGAGGAAGAGGAGGTACTACTGCTCGACGAGTTAGACGACGAGGACGAGGACGAACCCTACCAACTCGGGTAG
- the trpC gene encoding indole-3-glycerol phosphate synthase produces the protein MNSDTELAPAVQSILEAARERAGGEDDVTVDARSLPDALARAAADGRVPVIAEVKPTSPTAEGTRADDPVELAEAMVEGGAAAISVLTEPTHFGGSSEALTRIRAAVDVPVLRKDFVLDEDGMDVVAADLLLLIVRFVDDLEGLVDAARERGFQPLVEVHDRAELETALEAGAEIIGVNNRDLANLEVDLETFESVAPEVPDDVTLIAESGVSSPADVRRMREAGADALLVGSAIMDHGAGDSDVTENTRRLTRAESAETASADARTETDQT, from the coding sequence ATGAACTCCGATACGGAGCTCGCTCCCGCGGTGCAGTCGATACTCGAGGCCGCCCGGGAGCGCGCTGGCGGTGAGGACGACGTGACCGTCGACGCGCGTTCGCTGCCCGACGCACTGGCGCGGGCGGCGGCGGACGGGCGAGTCCCGGTGATCGCGGAGGTGAAACCGACGAGTCCGACGGCCGAGGGTACTCGAGCCGACGATCCCGTCGAACTGGCCGAAGCGATGGTCGAGGGCGGCGCGGCGGCGATCTCCGTCCTCACGGAACCGACTCATTTCGGCGGCTCGTCCGAAGCGCTGACCCGCATTCGAGCGGCCGTCGACGTCCCCGTCTTGCGCAAGGACTTCGTCCTCGATGAGGACGGAATGGACGTCGTCGCAGCGGATCTCTTGTTGTTGATCGTCAGATTCGTGGACGATCTCGAGGGACTCGTCGACGCGGCCCGCGAGCGCGGGTTTCAACCCCTCGTGGAGGTCCACGACCGCGCGGAACTCGAGACCGCACTCGAGGCGGGGGCCGAAATCATCGGCGTCAACAACCGTGATCTGGCGAACCTCGAGGTCGACCTCGAAACCTTCGAGTCAGTCGCGCCCGAGGTGCCGGACGACGTGACGCTGATCGCCGAGAGCGGCGTGTCGTCGCCGGCCGATGTGCGGCGGATGCGCGAGGCGGGTGCCGACGCGTTGCTGGTCGGCAGCGCCATCATGGACCACGGCGCGGGCGACAGCGACGTGACGGAGAACACGCGACGACTCACGCGGGCGGAGTCAGCGGAGACGGCGTCAGCGGACGCGAGGACGGAGACGGACCAGACATGA
- a CDS encoding alpha/beta hydrolase: MTRAESGRPMDAVSRPHAGQPLLTAGAPALAANAALVLCHGRGATAQGVVNLTEPVHRHGVAILAPQAERSRWYPRPSTAPRADNEPWLSSSVDCVAAALKSARAIDVPPERTVIAGFSQGACVAAAFVRRNPARYGGLAVLSGSLPGTAEEIRSSAIDGSLEETPILLGYGEDDPHVGPEHIAETVRLFERADATVDERCYPETGHEVTDDEFVAIGAMLEEIL; encoded by the coding sequence ATGACGAGGGCGGAGTCGGGCCGGCCGATGGACGCCGTCTCGAGACCCCACGCCGGCCAGCCACTGCTCACCGCCGGTGCGCCCGCGCTGGCCGCGAACGCGGCGCTCGTGCTCTGTCACGGTCGCGGCGCGACCGCTCAGGGCGTTGTCAACCTCACGGAACCGGTCCACCGACACGGCGTCGCAATCCTCGCACCGCAGGCCGAACGGAGCCGCTGGTATCCGCGACCGTCGACGGCCCCGCGAGCCGACAACGAACCGTGGCTCTCCTCGAGCGTCGACTGCGTGGCGGCCGCACTGAAGAGCGCGCGAGCGATCGACGTGCCGCCCGAACGGACCGTCATCGCCGGCTTCTCGCAGGGTGCCTGCGTCGCCGCGGCGTTCGTCCGCCGAAACCCGGCCCGCTACGGTGGCCTCGCCGTCCTCTCCGGATCGCTGCCCGGCACGGCCGAGGAGATCCGTTCGAGCGCTATCGACGGCTCGCTCGAGGAAACGCCGATCCTCCTCGGCTACGGCGAAGACGACCCGCACGTGGGTCCTGAGCACATCGCCGAGACGGTCCGGCTGTTCGAGCGGGCGGACGCCACGGTCGACGAGCGGTGCTATCCCGAGACGGGTCACGAAGTCACCGACGACGAGTTCGTGGCGATCGGTGCGATGCTCGAGGAAATCCTCTAG
- the trpB gene encoding tryptophan synthase subunit beta — protein sequence MSTEREHDGESEPGRTGTFGDYGGQYVPEALMPALQELEDAYERYVLENEDGFMDEFRERMRDFGGRPTPLQRADQLSERYDREIYLKREDLVHGGAHKLNNALGQVLLAKYMGKERIIAETGAGQHGTATAMAAAHLDMPCEIYMGRTDVNRQRPNVYRMRMNGAEVNPVEAGSGTLKEAINETMRDWATTVERTHYVIGSVVGPHPFPQMVRDFQSVIGDEARKQIREKAGRLPDSVVACAGGGSNTMGTFHAFVPDCAESHSADNSSGEGSEPREHVDLYAVEAGGSSLEIDEDDGVAPNSATLSTGTDGVLHGAMTKLLQSTDGQIMESHSVSAGLDYAGVGPELSHLVATGRVTPASVDDEEALNGFHRLSRLEGIIPALESSHALGYLEEEHETLGDLVVVNVSGRGDKDLETVLEETEKRDLEAAPDVEVFDQ from the coding sequence ATGAGCACGGAACGCGAACACGACGGCGAGAGCGAGCCCGGACGCACCGGCACGTTCGGCGACTACGGCGGCCAGTACGTCCCCGAGGCGCTGATGCCGGCCCTCCAGGAACTCGAGGACGCCTACGAGCGATACGTCCTCGAGAACGAGGACGGCTTCATGGACGAGTTCCGCGAGCGGATGCGCGATTTCGGTGGCCGGCCGACGCCGCTCCAGCGCGCGGATCAGTTGAGCGAGCGCTACGATCGCGAGATCTACCTCAAACGGGAGGATCTCGTCCACGGCGGCGCGCACAAACTGAACAATGCACTCGGACAGGTCCTCCTGGCCAAGTACATGGGAAAAGAGCGGATCATCGCTGAGACCGGTGCGGGCCAGCACGGCACCGCGACGGCGATGGCCGCGGCCCACCTCGACATGCCCTGCGAGATTTACATGGGCCGGACGGACGTCAACCGCCAGCGGCCCAACGTCTACCGGATGCGGATGAACGGGGCCGAGGTGAACCCGGTCGAGGCCGGCAGCGGGACCCTGAAGGAGGCGATCAACGAGACGATGCGCGACTGGGCGACCACCGTCGAGCGGACCCACTACGTGATCGGCTCGGTCGTCGGCCCCCACCCGTTCCCGCAGATGGTCCGGGATTTCCAGTCGGTGATCGGCGACGAGGCTCGGAAACAGATTCGGGAGAAAGCCGGACGGCTGCCCGACAGCGTCGTCGCCTGCGCCGGCGGCGGCTCGAACACGATGGGGACGTTCCACGCCTTTGTGCCGGATTGCGCGGAGTCACACTCCGCGGATAACTCGAGCGGCGAGGGAAGCGAGCCGCGAGAGCACGTCGACCTCTACGCCGTCGAGGCCGGTGGCTCGAGCCTCGAGATCGACGAAGACGACGGCGTCGCGCCCAACTCCGCGACGCTCTCGACGGGCACCGACGGCGTCCTCCACGGCGCGATGACGAAGCTCCTCCAGAGTACGGACGGCCAGATCATGGAATCCCACAGCGTCAGCGCGGGACTCGACTACGCCGGCGTCGGCCCGGAACTCTCGCATCTCGTGGCGACGGGCCGAGTCACACCCGCGAGCGTCGACGACGAGGAGGCACTCAACGGCTTTCACCGGCTCTCGCGACTCGAGGGGATCATTCCGGCCCTCGAGTCGAGTCACGCCCTCGGGTATCTGGAAGAGGAACACGAGACCCTCGGCGATCTCGTCGTTGTCAACGTCTCCGGGCGCGGCGACAAGGATCTGGAAACCGTGCTCGAGGAGACCGAGAAGCGCGATCTCGAGGCCGCGCCGGACGTCGAGGTGTTCGACCAGTGA
- the trpA gene encoding tryptophan synthase subunit alpha: MSDENRQPEGGDPRNDERGAKRPASDTDTSAEYGSDVEAAIRENHPALITYITAGDPSLEDTKAYVEALDRGGSDLIELGLPFSEPIAEGPTIQAAINRALEAGTTPQGFFELVDDLETEAPLLVMTYYNMILQYGDSEAPRASEEASGQRPRAKPDVRPFVERAAEAGLSGIIVPDLPAEEAGPLREACDDNGLDLVFIIAPTTEGERLDTIMSQVSGFAYVQARLGTTGARANVSSATHDSLARLSEYDVPKAVGFGVSEGDHAAEIIEAGADGVIVGSALVDIIASSETPEAAVDALEAKARELKRGAQRGATDAAADAVEDPPETEHP, encoded by the coding sequence GTGAGCGACGAGAATCGGCAACCGGAGGGAGGAGATCCTCGGAACGACGAGCGGGGAGCGAAGCGACCCGCGAGCGACACTGACACCTCGGCCGAGTACGGCAGCGACGTCGAAGCCGCCATCCGCGAGAACCATCCCGCGCTGATCACCTACATCACGGCGGGTGATCCGTCGCTCGAGGACACCAAGGCATACGTCGAGGCCCTCGACCGCGGCGGTTCGGACCTGATCGAACTCGGCCTCCCCTTTTCGGAGCCGATCGCGGAAGGGCCGACGATCCAGGCCGCGATCAACCGCGCGCTCGAGGCCGGGACGACTCCACAGGGGTTCTTCGAGTTGGTCGACGACCTCGAGACCGAGGCACCGCTGCTGGTGATGACGTACTATAATATGATTCTCCAGTACGGGGACAGCGAGGCGCCACGCGCCTCGGAAGAGGCGAGCGGGCAGCGCCCGCGAGCCAAGCCCGACGTGAGACCCTTCGTGGAGCGGGCCGCCGAAGCGGGCCTCTCGGGGATCATCGTTCCCGACCTGCCCGCCGAGGAGGCCGGTCCGCTCCGCGAGGCCTGCGACGACAACGGACTCGACCTGGTCTTCATCATCGCGCCGACGACCGAGGGCGAACGCCTCGATACCATCATGTCACAGGTCTCGGGCTTCGCGTACGTCCAGGCCCGACTCGGGACGACCGGCGCGCGCGCGAACGTCTCGAGTGCGACCCACGACAGCCTCGCGCGGCTGTCGGAGTACGACGTGCCCAAGGCCGTCGGCTTCGGCGTCAGCGAGGGCGACCACGCCGCCGAAATCATCGAGGCGGGCGCGGACGGCGTCATCGTCGGCAGCGCCTTAGTCGACATAATCGCCTCGAGCGAGACGCCCGAAGCGGCGGTCGACGCGCTCGAGGCGAAAGCCCGTGAACTCAAACGCGGTGCGCAGCGCGGTGCGACTGATGCCGCGGCAGACGCGGTGGAAGATCCACCGGAAACAGAACACCCATAA
- a CDS encoding VOC family protein codes for MLSDTPGLHHVTGIVGDAQAAIDFYSGVLGLRLVTQTVNFEDILQHHLYFGDANGTPGTVLTHFPDPYGDPGRPGTPQIESVSFGIPSDSLEYWKTRLEDCDIAVEGPLERFDERVLRFEDPSGTRIELVAGPQLSSGVELWTAGPVPIEHAIRGLHSVATLSVNPYATAGTLETLGFEHDAEDGDRIRYRASGSRATVVDVLDRDAPFGREGQGTLHHVAVRVESEDDLHEWRELFDDRGYDVSRVKDRHVFHSLYVREPGGILFELATETDGVAASEDSEEPGESLFLPEWFEADRDLIESQLPELTVPTGREPTGRGENR; via the coding sequence ATGCTGTCCGACACGCCGGGACTCCACCACGTGACCGGGATCGTCGGGGACGCCCAGGCGGCGATCGACTTCTACAGCGGCGTGCTCGGCCTCCGGCTCGTCACGCAGACCGTGAACTTCGAGGACATCCTGCAACACCACCTCTACTTCGGCGACGCGAACGGGACGCCGGGAACGGTGCTGACGCACTTCCCGGATCCCTACGGCGATCCCGGTCGGCCCGGGACCCCCCAGATCGAATCGGTCTCGTTCGGGATTCCGTCCGACTCCCTCGAGTACTGGAAAACGAGACTCGAGGACTGCGACATCGCGGTGGAGGGGCCGCTCGAGCGATTCGACGAGCGGGTCCTGCGATTCGAAGACCCCTCAGGCACGCGAATCGAACTCGTGGCCGGTCCGCAGCTATCGAGCGGCGTCGAGCTCTGGACGGCGGGGCCGGTACCGATCGAGCACGCGATCCGCGGCCTCCACAGCGTCGCGACGCTGTCGGTCAACCCGTACGCGACCGCGGGTACGCTCGAGACGCTGGGGTTCGAGCACGACGCGGAAGACGGCGATCGGATTCGGTACCGCGCCTCCGGGTCGCGAGCCACCGTCGTGGACGTACTCGACCGGGACGCGCCCTTCGGCCGCGAAGGGCAGGGGACCCTCCACCACGTCGCGGTCCGCGTCGAATCCGAAGACGACCTCCACGAGTGGCGGGAGCTGTTCGACGACCGCGGCTACGATGTCTCCCGCGTCAAGGATCGCCACGTCTTCCACTCGCTGTACGTCCGCGAGCCCGGCGGCATCCTCTTCGAACTGGCGACCGAAACCGACGGCGTCGCGGCGAGCGAAGACAGCGAAGAACCGGGCGAATCGCTGTTTCTGCCCGAGTGGTTCGAGGCGGACCGCGACCTGATCGAGAGCCAACTACCGGAACTGACGGTTCCGACGGGCCGAGAACCGACGGGACGGGGCGAGAACCGATGA
- a CDS encoding HAD family hydrolase: protein MAAYDAICFDLDSTLCEPTRDAATVLESTFERADCEQFCTPADLRAAVPELPTAETDREFYEHLFTEVAGRAGVDSGLAPTLAAAHLEVQDPTAVEFRPGAEAALERARDLGRVGLITNGGRPTQTQKLEALGIADAFDVRVFTEPSAGILPKPNAAPFERALAELEVAPDAAIHVGDSLHADIAGANAMGLDSAWLDTGRDDAPGEHVPTYELASLEALETIV from the coding sequence ATGGCCGCCTACGACGCGATCTGTTTCGATCTCGATTCCACCCTCTGCGAGCCGACCCGAGACGCCGCGACCGTCCTCGAGTCGACGTTCGAGCGCGCCGACTGCGAGCAGTTCTGTACGCCCGCGGATCTCCGGGCCGCGGTGCCCGAACTGCCGACCGCCGAGACGGACCGGGAGTTCTACGAGCACCTCTTCACAGAAGTCGCGGGGCGCGCCGGCGTCGATTCCGGTCTCGCCCCGACCCTCGCCGCGGCACACCTCGAGGTGCAGGATCCGACCGCCGTCGAGTTCCGGCCCGGCGCGGAAGCCGCGCTCGAGCGCGCCCGCGATCTGGGGCGGGTCGGCCTCATCACGAACGGCGGGCGACCGACGCAGACGCAGAAACTCGAGGCGCTCGGCATCGCGGACGCCTTCGACGTCCGAGTGTTCACGGAGCCGAGCGCAGGCATTCTCCCGAAGCCGAACGCGGCCCCCTTCGAACGCGCGCTCGCCGAACTCGAGGTCGCGCCCGACGCGGCGATCCACGTCGGCGACTCGCTCCACGCCGATATCGCGGGTGCCAACGCGATGGGGCTCGATTCGGCCTGGCTGGATACCGGCCGCGACGACGCGCCCGGCGAGCACGTGCCGACCTACGAACTCGCGTCGCTCGAGGCGCTCGAGACGATCGTCTAG
- a CDS encoding RPA family protein, producing MSQSELTREVARRVFASEFNDSTYTFKESDDERAPNYALLPTGDRANRVFVVGTLTETEDVGDESEYWRGRVVDPTGTFFVYAGQYQPEAASVLRDTEPPAYVSIVGKPRTYETDDGTVNVSLRPESISIVDDATRDRWVVEAAELTLDRIEAFEEWEAEQEAPESGSTAPTNEYAEMARERYDSPVVNYRNDVIQALESLETVEEEEADDPEATV from the coding sequence ATGAGCCAGTCAGAACTCACCCGCGAAGTCGCCCGCCGCGTCTTCGCCTCCGAATTCAACGACTCGACGTACACCTTCAAAGAGAGCGACGACGAGCGCGCGCCAAACTACGCGCTGCTCCCGACGGGCGACCGCGCCAACCGCGTGTTCGTCGTCGGCACCCTCACCGAGACCGAGGACGTCGGCGACGAAAGCGAGTACTGGCGCGGCCGGGTCGTCGACCCGACCGGGACGTTCTTCGTCTACGCCGGGCAGTACCAGCCCGAGGCCGCCTCGGTCCTGCGGGACACGGAGCCCCCGGCCTACGTCTCCATCGTCGGCAAACCCCGCACCTACGAGACCGACGACGGCACCGTCAACGTCTCCCTGCGGCCCGAGTCCATCTCGATCGTCGACGACGCGACCCGCGACCGCTGGGTCGTCGAAGCCGCCGAGCTCACCCTCGATCGCATCGAGGCGTTCGAAGAGTGGGAAGCCGAGCAGGAAGCGCCGGAAAGCGGCTCGACCGCACCGACGAACGAATACGCCGAGATGGCTCGCGAGCGGTACGACTCTCCCGTCGTCAACTACCGCAACGACGTCATCCAGGCACTCGAGAGCCTCGAGACCGTCGAAGAAGAGGAAGCAGACGACCCGGAAGCGACGGTCTAA
- a CDS encoding SprT-like domain-containing protein: MTDGEEYTLADEIVARARIHAREVVDEYELAVDLGALEWDVSTRARRRAGACRWHADREVATIVLARKAYEAYEWPSFAEIVRHELVHAWEFQRFGESGHGSRFRERAAALEAPRYCEAFTEPRYVLRCLTADCDWRAKRHRASKPVKSPDQYRCGACSGALEVEHAASGRTWTTASGYGGAKAALGDDW; this comes from the coding sequence GTGACCGACGGCGAGGAGTACACGCTCGCGGACGAGATCGTCGCTCGTGCGCGGATTCACGCCCGCGAGGTCGTCGACGAGTACGAGCTGGCGGTCGACCTCGGGGCCCTCGAGTGGGACGTGTCGACGCGAGCGCGCCGCCGGGCGGGGGCGTGTCGCTGGCACGCCGACCGTGAGGTGGCGACGATCGTGCTCGCTCGGAAGGCCTACGAGGCCTACGAGTGGCCATCGTTCGCCGAGATCGTCCGCCACGAACTCGTCCACGCGTGGGAGTTCCAGCGATTCGGCGAGTCCGGACACGGCTCGCGGTTTCGCGAGCGAGCCGCGGCGCTCGAGGCCCCGCGCTACTGCGAGGCGTTCACCGAGCCCCGCTACGTCCTCCGGTGTCTCACGGCCGACTGCGACTGGCGAGCGAAGCGCCACCGCGCCTCGAAGCCGGTGAAGTCGCCCGATCAGTATCGGTGTGGAGCGTGCAGCGGTGCGCTCGAGGTCGAACACGCGGCCAGCGGCCGAACGTGGACGACCGCGAGCGGCTACGGCGGCGCGAAAGCGGCGCTCGGCGACGACTGGTAG
- a CDS encoding cation diffusion facilitator family transporter: MSHNESAHTHDSHGGHDHDDSHGGHDHGGHSHGGASTSSRKLAAVSLINVVGFVVELAGGLAFGSVALISDAVHMLFDALAYVMAFAAAHVAEQYGEGDRWSYGLHRLEPFAAFLNGLLLLPMVGFILWESYQRFLEPVAIGAGPTIAIAIGGLLVNLGSVYVLHGDAMSLNEKGAFYHLLGDAGGSVAVIVSVVAIEVTGISVIDPLTAALIAAVVAWSAITVLRGSGEIFFLKTPLESDDIRAHLREIEGVAGVDDFHAWQICSQITVATVHVETDVELMTDAEAVVRRVHDELARHGVDHATVELCPRYADRDVHLNTHCH; this comes from the coding sequence ATGAGTCACAACGAGTCGGCGCACACCCACGACTCGCACGGTGGCCACGACCACGACGACTCGCACGGCGGCCACGATCACGGCGGCCACAGCCACGGCGGGGCGTCGACGAGCAGCCGTAAGCTCGCCGCCGTCTCGCTGATCAACGTCGTCGGCTTCGTCGTCGAGCTCGCGGGCGGGCTGGCGTTCGGCTCGGTCGCGCTCATCAGCGACGCCGTCCACATGCTGTTCGACGCCCTCGCGTACGTGATGGCCTTCGCCGCCGCCCACGTCGCCGAACAGTACGGCGAGGGCGACCGCTGGTCGTACGGCCTCCACCGCCTCGAGCCGTTCGCCGCCTTCCTCAACGGACTGCTCCTCCTGCCGATGGTCGGCTTCATCCTCTGGGAGTCGTATCAGCGGTTCCTCGAGCCCGTCGCCATCGGTGCCGGCCCGACGATCGCCATCGCGATCGGCGGCCTGCTGGTCAACCTCGGCTCGGTCTACGTCCTCCACGGCGACGCGATGAGCCTCAACGAGAAAGGGGCGTTCTACCACCTGCTGGGCGACGCCGGCGGCTCGGTCGCCGTCATCGTCTCCGTCGTCGCCATCGAGGTGACCGGCATCAGCGTCATCGACCCACTCACCGCGGCGCTCATCGCCGCCGTGGTCGCCTGGTCGGCGATCACCGTACTGCGCGGCAGCGGCGAGATCTTCTTCCTCAAGACGCCCCTCGAGAGCGATGACATTCGAGCGCACCTCCGCGAGATAGAGGGGGTCGCTGGCGTCGACGACTTCCACGCCTGGCAGATCTGCAGCCAGATCACGGTCGCGACGGTCCACGTCGAGACGGACGTCGAACTGATGACGGACGCCGAGGCGGTCGTCCGCCGCGTCCACGACGAACTCGCCCGTCACGGCGTCGATCACGCCACGGTCGAGCTGTGTCCGCGCTACGCCGACCGCGACGTCCATCTCAATACGCACTGTCACTGA